One segment of Spiroplasma kunkelii CR2-3x DNA contains the following:
- a CDS encoding spiroplasma phage ORF1-like family protein, which yields MKKSLSLFAIFILSFLGLVIPFITLTAFRPLNEKYYTLKQENSTGKGINETDFINTMFLRSSFFENWSETNYFINPTLKTSKKLLFNDKWYLDFLQDSYSTGVVYDKPSSSFFSFYHMWDSWKNTYMVEKFYDVKKGNFLNDLTDFIYAFAVKYNMYDVSKKIVDNVERYKENHYPRVKLKQDNWKLITNKYIPRDTGWYIMIHRASTDGTWLLEKINSSKFFGNVIVDFGFPIGIIYKWELNNQPIHSQLPTINENTGEITDWNTYQQNFVKEFINYSLTAVLQENIRVQQGGSADYENPNKVGTKRIIFYFETVDELNVKNIKKAIYRMILTVDEANLIISGSLELNNVNSDDLSFNFSFMRTVTGEVFNFNSSIYSSLNNKDLRYYQQFNGQFDLSKFLQSFFASALVPVFQNRSSFIENGYINNLQYDTVLVNFFALKLQNFNNILLSENINDKLQFDKLLNSMFKISQKFYTNYLRTIFDLENNTYVQGYNKKYGLLVNNGFKIYPRYFYFSDKYKQLDIKLYSAFKNRFYTINNYGSVFNYDFSVVNNYDIKLNSGYVFGGDLQSKYGLQYKKIEEQKIGYNVFELQAQKENDMYRYYDFNFGIYNWQEINSGGLFPDKQWWQVQYITPKGWWDFGAHIKNAVIWIVNTIPGVKQVNELASGVGKVFETVYSFFSQIFEVWKFNPALYSTITNIFLLIIFMKFVRLI from the coding sequence ATGAAAAAATCGTTATCTTTATTTGCCATATTTATTTTAAGTTTTTTAGGTTTGGTTATTCCATTTATTACTTTAACGGCGTTTAGACCGTTAAATGAGAAGTATTATACGCTTAAACAAGAGAATAGTACTGGTAAAGGTATTAATGAAACTGATTTTATTAATACAATGTTTTTACGCAGCAGTTTTTTTGAAAATTGGTCTGAAACAAATTATTTTATTAATCCAACTTTAAAAACATCAAAAAAATTATTGTTTAATGATAAATGGTATTTGGATTTTTTACAAGATAGTTATTCAACAGGAGTTGTTTATGATAAACCAAGTTCATCTTTTTTTAGTTTTTATCACATGTGAGATAGTTGAAAAAATACATATATGGTTGAAAAATTTTATGATGTTAAAAAGGGAAATTTTTTAAATGATTTAACTGATTTTATTTATGCTTTTGCCGTAAAATATAATATGTATGATGTGTCTAAAAAAATTGTGGATAATGTTGAGCGTTATAAAGAAAATCATTATCCAAGAGTTAAGTTAAAACAAGATAATTGAAAATTAATTACTAATAAATATATTCCACGAGATACTGGGTGATACATTATGATTCATCGAGCGTCTACAGATGGTACATGATTGTTAGAAAAAATTAATAGTTCAAAATTTTTTGGAAATGTTATTGTTGATTTTGGATTTCCAATTGGTATCATTTATAAATGAGAATTAAATAATCAACCTATACACTCTCAATTACCAACCATCAACGAAAACACTGGTGAAATTACTGACTGAAATACTTATCAACAAAATTTCGTAAAAGAATTTATTAATTATTCTTTAACTGCTGTTTTGCAAGAAAATATTAGAGTTCAACAAGGTGGTAGTGCGGATTATGAAAATCCGAATAAGGTTGGAACAAAGCGGATAATTTTTTATTTTGAGACGGTTGATGAATTAAATGTTAAAAATATTAAAAAAGCAATTTATCGGATGATTTTGACTGTTGATGAAGCAAATTTAATTATTTCGGGTAGTTTGGAGTTAAATAATGTTAATAGTGATGATTTAAGTTTTAATTTTAGTTTTATGCGAACGGTAACGGGTGAAGTTTTTAATTTTAATAGTTCAATTTATTCATCATTAAATAATAAAGATTTAAGATATTATCAACAGTTTAACGGTCAATTTGATTTATCTAAGTTTTTACAGTCGTTTTTTGCAAGTGCTTTGGTGCCAGTGTTCCAAAATCGTAGTTCGTTTATTGAAAATGGATATATTAATAATTTACAGTATGATACTGTTTTAGTTAACTTTTTTGCGTTGAAATTGCAAAATTTTAATAATATTTTGTTGAGTGAAAATATTAACGATAAATTACAATTTGATAAATTATTAAATAGTATGTTTAAGATTTCACAGAAATTTTATACTAATTATTTACGAACGATTTTTGATTTAGAAAATAATACTTATGTACAAGGATATAATAAAAAATATGGTTTATTAGTAAATAATGGTTTTAAAATTTATCCACGATATTTTTATTTTTCAGATAAATATAAGCAATTAGATATTAAATTATATTCAGCATTTAAAAATCGGTTTTATACCATTAATAATTATGGTAGTGTTTTTAATTATGATTTTTCGGTTGTTAATAATTATGATATTAAGTTAAATTCTGGTTATGTTTTTGGTGGTGATTTACAATCAAAATATGGTTTGCAATATAAGAAAATTGAAGAACAAAAAATTGGTTATAATGTTTTTGAATTGCAAGCACAAAAAGAAAATGATATGTACCGTTATTATGATTTTAATTTTGGGATTTATAATTGACAAGAGATAAATAGTGGTGGTTTATTCCCTGATAAACAATGATGACAAGTTCAATATATAACTCCTAAAGGTTGATGAGATTTTGGTGCTCATATTAAAAATGCGGTGATTTGGATTGTTAATACTATTCCGGGAGTTAAACAAGTTAACGAGTTAGCGAGTGGTGTTGGCAAGGTTTTTGAGACAGTATATAGTTTTTTTAGTCAAATATTTGAGGTATGAAAATTTAATCCTGCATTGTATAGTACAATAACAAATATTTTTTTATTAATTATCTTTATGAAATTTGTACGATTAATATAA
- a CDS encoding lipoprotein: MKKWISILGTIGLTATSTTTLIRCEKSEKPNNNKEENKPIIPTPEAQQPPENSNWKLITNKYIPRDTGWYIMIHRASTDGTWLLEKINSSKFFGNVTVDFGFPTGIIYKWELNNQPIHSQLPTINEKTGEITDWKEQKGTE; this comes from the coding sequence ATGAAAAAATGAATAAGTATTTTAGGAACAATCGGATTAACAGCAACAAGTACAACAACACTAATCAGGTGTGAAAAATCTGAAAAACCAAATAATAATAAAGAAGAAAATAAACCGATAATACCAACACCAGAAGCACAACAACCACCAGAAAATAGTAATTGAAAATTAATTACTAATAAATATATTCCACGAGATACTGGGTGATACATTATGATTCATCGAGCGTCTACAGATGGTACATGATTGTTAGAAAAAATTAATAGTTCAAAATTTTTTGGAAATGTTACTGTTGATTTTGGATTTCCAACTGGTATCATTTATAAATGAGAATTAAATAATCAACCTATACACTCTCAATTACCAACCATCAACGAAAAAACTGGTGAAATTACTGATTGAAAAGAACAAAAAGGAACTGAATAA
- a CDS encoding integrase core domain-containing protein, producing the protein MERFHQNYTKLFVFEEKILNVVSLQNKLNDYYYFYNFERSHKSLNFQTPFNFLNSLIK; encoded by the coding sequence ATTGAAAGATTTCATCAAAATTATACTAAATTATTTGTATTTGAAGAAAAAATATTAAATGTCGTTAGTTTACAGAATAAATTAAATGATTATTATTATTTTTATAATTTTGAAAGATCTCATAAGTCTTTAAATTTTCAGACACCATTTAACTTTTTGAATAGTTTAATTAAATAA
- a CDS encoding ABC transporter ATP-binding protein, which produces MEIISLKNITKKYNPNIGCFNINIDVKKGEVYGFIGPNGAGKTTVIRQMVGFIKSDNGTGTILGYDVWKNTKNIMKDLGYLAGEVNLPNYMTGISYLKTISEIRGNVDWEYVEKLIEYFDFNPKQKIKKMSKGMKQKVAIISAFMHKPKVLILDEPTSGLDPLMQQKFDTLVKNSQKQDATIFMSSHIFSEIDNTCDKVAIIKKGKIVSEVNIIELKNNADKIYELKFITINDYDNFMKKKWKIIDTNKVTKIIKVEISQNNINNFLKEITDYQLEYFKELPFNLEQHFIKFYEKEVNFND; this is translated from the coding sequence ATGGAAATAATATCATTAAAAAATATTACAAAGAAATATAACCCTAATATTGGTTGTTTTAATATTAATATAGACGTTAAAAAAGGAGAAGTTTATGGATTTATTGGCCCCAATGGTGCTGGTAAAACAACTGTTATTCGTCAAATGGTAGGATTTATTAAATCTGATAATGGTACAGGTACTATTTTAGGTTATGATGTATGAAAAAATACTAAAAATATTATGAAAGATTTAGGTTATTTAGCTGGTGAAGTTAATTTACCAAATTATATGACAGGAATTAGTTATTTAAAAACAATTTCTGAAATTAGAGGAAATGTTGATTGGGAATATGTAGAAAAACTAATTGAATATTTTGATTTTAATCCTAAACAGAAAATTAAAAAAATGTCAAAAGGAATGAAACAAAAAGTAGCTATAATTAGTGCTTTTATGCATAAGCCAAAAGTATTAATTTTAGATGAACCAACTTCAGGATTAGACCCTTTAATGCAACAAAAATTTGATACATTAGTTAAAAATTCACAAAAACAAGATGCAACCATTTTTATGAGTTCCCATATTTTTAGCGAAATTGATAATACTTGTGATAAAGTAGCAATTATTAAAAAAGGTAAAATTGTATCAGAAGTTAATATTATAGAACTTAAAAATAATGCTGATAAAATTTATGAATTAAAATTTATAACTATTAATGATTATGATAATTTTATGAAGAAAAAATGAAAAATAATTGATACTAATAAAGTAACAAAAATAATAAAAGTTGAAATCAGTCAAAATAATATAAATAATTTTTTAAAAGAAATAACAGATTATCAACTAGAATATTTTAAAGAATTACCATTTAATTTAGAACAACATTTTATTAAATTTTATGAAAAAGAGGTAAATTTCAATGATTAA
- a CDS encoding Pr6Pr family membrane protein encodes MQNFIKYYCRDWRFWFKIIIALVALFGLLTNYLTNLLHLDKMIVTDSNNQVTYLWAVYDQTGTINHWNYAGYTIWWISFFTTQSNFLVLIWFVIAIICHRQEGIIKPLKTYFSLSVVVYITVTCLIYNFVLLPAILKNKDLMWGPLQWTEQIILHAVLPVLTIIYIVIFAKQSPLVSTKQFYRQKLGWYFIYPILYGIYGVIKGILCEYSGMHLKIAYQYFFLQITNPKVQGLSGIVWFIIAIILISGIISAFGGLYHFSMVKVTKRCQQAKNF; translated from the coding sequence ATGCAAAACTTTATCAAATATTATTGTCGTGACTGACGGTTTTGATTCAAAATAATTATTGCATTAGTTGCTTTATTTGGATTACTAACTAATTATTTAACTAATTTACTTCATTTAGACAAAATGATTGTGACGGACAGTAATAACCAAGTAACATATTTATGAGCTGTTTATGATCAAACAGGCACAATTAATCATTGAAATTATGCTGGTTACACAATATGATGAATTTCATTTTTTACAACACAATCAAATTTTTTAGTATTAATTTGATTTGTAATTGCAATTATTTGCCATCGGCAAGAAGGGATTATTAAACCATTAAAAACTTATTTCTCATTATCAGTTGTTGTGTATATTACCGTTACTTGTTTAATTTACAATTTCGTATTATTACCAGCAATCTTAAAAAATAAAGATTTAATGTGAGGGCCTCTACAGTGAACAGAGCAAATTATTCTGCATGCTGTTTTACCAGTATTAACAATTATTTATATTGTTATCTTTGCTAAGCAGTCTCCATTAGTTTCAACAAAGCAATTTTATCGACAAAAATTAGGGTGATATTTTATTTATCCAATTTTATATGGTATTTATGGAGTTATTAAAGGAATATTATGTGAATATAGTGGAATGCATCTAAAGATTGCATATCAATATTTCTTTTTACAAATTACAAATCCAAAAGTACAAGGTCTATCTGGTATTGTTTGATTTATAATTGCTATTATTTTAATTTCAGGGATTATTTCTGCTTTTGGAGGCTTATATCATTTTAGTATGGTAAAAGTTACAAAACGTTGTCAACAAGCAAAAAATTTTTAA
- the mtnN gene encoding 5'-methylthioadenosine/S-adenosylhomocysteine nucleosidase, translating to MNLIISAMKEELAATLNVLKPTIVDKYTQIEVYQKDNLLFAISKIGLVNAAMTLTTLLKDYAIKTVYNLGTVGTLKPNFKPLSVLAITEAYYTFADAQEFGYAMGQIPGELPSYYSDKKLIATITTKMPHIQTAVLGSSDIFIDKIEYFEHIKTKFKNKIDVVDMEGCTFFQVALNYQIPIVSIKIVTDYLQANKKSSTIQFKQNLSQAGILICELISGELFNNQE from the coding sequence ATGAATTTAATTATTAGTGCAATGAAAGAGGAATTGGCAGCAACTTTAAATGTTTTAAAACCAACAATAGTTGATAAATATACCCAGATTGAAGTATATCAAAAAGATAATTTATTATTCGCAATTAGCAAAATTGGATTAGTTAATGCCGCTATGACTTTAACAACCTTACTTAAAGATTATGCAATTAAAACAGTTTATAATCTTGGAACAGTTGGGACTTTAAAACCAAATTTTAAACCATTATCAGTTTTAGCAATTACGGAAGCTTACTATACTTTTGCTGATGCCCAAGAGTTTGGTTATGCAATGGGGCAAATCCCTGGCGAATTACCTAGTTATTATAGTGATAAAAAATTAATAGCTACAATTACAACAAAAATGCCGCACATTCAAACAGCAGTTTTAGGCAGTAGTGATATTTTTATTGATAAAATAGAATATTTTGAGCATATTAAAACTAAATTTAAAAATAAGATTGATGTAGTTGATATGGAAGGTTGTACTTTTTTTCAAGTTGCTTTAAATTATCAGATCCCAATTGTTAGTATTAAAATTGTTACAGATTATTTACAAGCAAATAAGAAAAGTTCAACAATACAATTTAAACAAAATTTATCACAGGCAGGAATTTTAATTTGTGAATTAATTTCAGGAGAATTATTTAATAATCAAGAATAA
- a CDS encoding nicotinate-nucleotide adenylyltransferase has product MKIALFGGSFDPFHTDHLAMINLVKTKTDIDEIWIIPTNQNPFKTRKLSPPTDRIAMINLAIADLVDVKINLIELKNVKPSTTYETVLKLQQQFPHHKFYFMIGSDQLASLNKWNNINELAKMQTFIVFQRNEPIDQTILKQYQAMLIPFYNNLHLSSTMLREGKNIALQLPNITNYINNNLLYFPERLCQNMDKERFQHCLNVGQKARELALVHKLNPQKALIAGTYHDITKQWLEQKQKAYLTKYLPTFLSEPIATWHAYTGYCHLKYDLLFNDEYILSAIKWHTVGRPEMTLFEMLIFVADKISNERNYLKVDYYRTLAQKDLVKAFQELLIVQFERAVAKQSIDHLGKNIQLTYQQWKEDK; this is encoded by the coding sequence ATGAAGATAGCATTATTTGGTGGTAGTTTTGACCCATTTCATACTGACCATTTAGCAATGATTAATCTTGTTAAAACAAAAACAGATATTGATGAAATTTGAATTATTCCAACAAATCAGAATCCTTTTAAAACACGAAAATTATCCCCCCCTACGGATCGTATCGCAATGATTAATTTAGCAATCGCTGATTTAGTGGATGTTAAAATTAATTTAATTGAATTAAAAAATGTAAAGCCTAGTACAACATATGAAACTGTTTTAAAATTGCAACAGCAATTTCCTCATCATAAGTTTTATTTTATGATTGGTTCTGATCAACTAGCATCATTAAATAAATGAAACAATATTAATGAATTAGCAAAAATGCAAACTTTTATTGTTTTCCAACGAAATGAACCAATTGATCAAACAATTTTAAAACAATATCAAGCAATGTTAATTCCATTTTATAATAATTTACATTTATCATCAACAATGTTACGAGAAGGAAAAAACATTGCATTACAATTGCCAAATATTACGAATTATATTAATAATAATTTATTATATTTCCCAGAACGACTATGCCAAAATATGGATAAGGAACGCTTTCAACATTGTTTAAATGTTGGTCAAAAAGCGCGGGAATTAGCATTAGTTCATAAGTTAAATCCGCAAAAAGCTTTAATTGCTGGGACTTATCATGATATTACAAAACAATGATTAGAACAAAAACAAAAAGCATATCTAACAAAATATTTACCAACGTTTTTATCAGAGCCAATTGCTACTTGGCATGCCTATACTGGTTATTGCCATTTAAAATATGATTTATTATTTAATGATGAATATATTTTATCAGCAATTAAATGGCATACTGTTGGTCGACCAGAAATGACTTTATTTGAAATGCTAATTTTTGTTGCGGATAAAATTAGTAATGAACGAAATTATTTAAAAGTTGATTATTATCGAACATTAGCTCAAAAAGATTTAGTAAAGGCATTTCAAGAATTATTAATAGTTCAATTTGAACGAGCAGTCGCGAAGCAAAGCATTGATCATTTAGGAAAAAATATACAATTGACTTATCAGCAGTGAAAAGAGGATAAATAA
- a CDS encoding energy-coupled thiamine transporter ThiT — protein sequence MVTPPSFKIKLNQQNIILWYNKVTIFIVISLYLGILITLSILPLSRLNKLFHLNNDQYFKNIWFFCLMTCGLGLIFSIISAISVWLTNYEEYINYKFQFIILNIISLNILNLISNIIIYSYEIKVSYLLFTNTMKRKRFLINLGIWKWKTFDIVIIAMFVAVTLALAYLETLLPNLPYGGGIGLKYLPLIVIAFLHSAIAGLITGSISALMSFLFIASNFIVSPWSYLLDYFVPMIIPTIAGFIRFKVNNDKKYITYVNYIIICFSIITLIYLSQVLVGVLIWTTLFPDSVWPGYSNWLYAIVYNFIHSFLFTYPIIQIVVPFILRSLAPIFWQRYLKYDS from the coding sequence ATGGTTACACCACCATCTTTTAAGATTAAGTTAAACCAACAAAACATTATTTTATGATACAATAAAGTAACAATTTTTATTGTCATAAGTTTATACCTTGGTATTTTAATAACGCTTAGTATTTTACCACTATCAAGATTAAATAAACTATTTCATTTAAATAATGACCAATATTTTAAAAATATATGATTTTTTTGTTTAATGACTTGTGGACTTGGTTTAATATTTAGTATCATATCTGCAATAAGTGTTTGATTAACAAATTATGAAGAATATATTAATTATAAGTTTCAGTTTATTATTTTAAATATTATTAGTTTGAATATTCTTAATTTAATTAGTAATATTATAATTTATAGTTATGAAATAAAGGTTAGTTATTTATTATTTACTAATACTATGAAACGAAAACGATTTTTAATTAATTTAGGAATTTGAAAATGAAAAACATTTGATATTGTTATTATTGCGATGTTTGTAGCAGTAACCTTAGCTTTAGCATATTTAGAAACATTATTGCCTAACTTACCATATGGTGGTGGCATTGGTTTAAAATATCTTCCACTTATCGTTATTGCTTTTTTACACTCAGCAATCGCTGGTCTTATAACTGGGAGTATTAGTGCCCTGATGTCATTTCTATTTATTGCTTCAAATTTTATTGTTTCACCATGATCATATTTATTAGATTATTTTGTTCCAATGATTATTCCAACAATTGCGGGTTTTATACGTTTTAAAGTTAATAATGACAAAAAATATATTACTTATGTTAATTATATTATTATTTGTTTTAGTATTATTACTCTTATTTACTTGTCACAAGTATTAGTTGGTGTTTTAATTTGAACAACTTTATTCCCTGATTCAGTTTGACCAGGTTATAGTAATTGATTATATGCCATTGTTTATAACTTTATTCATAGTTTTCTTTTTACATATCCAATTATTCAAATTGTTGTTCCTTTTATTTTACGTAGTTTAGCTCCCATTTTTTGACAACGTTATTTAAAATATGATAGTTAA
- the tkt gene encoding transketolase: MKKSIDTIKMLGIEAINKANSGHSGIVLGAAPMAYTLFTRHLVVNPQVDKWTNRDRFVLAAGHGSALLYSLLHLSGFDLNIDDLRNFRQVDSITPGHPESHLTPGVDVTTGPLGQGLAEAVGLALAETHLAARYNTNKYNLYDHYTYVLCGDGDLQEGVTQEAISLAGHWKLNKLIVLFDSNDVQLDNMVNVAQSENIADRFKAANWNYIFVKDGNDIEAIDQAIIKAKKSDKPTLIEVKTIIGDGATKQGTPAVHGAPLGSDIETVRKMLKWDYKPFEVPSEVYKDFEINVKQRGIKKYQEWLEMYQGLCKENSTLAKELDDAVYGNFNFNPQDFCDLKPIKPQATRISSGAILDRLSNIIPALIGGSADLSGSTKAKGTDGVYSPENRLGRNLAYGVREFAMAAINNGICLHRGLIPFASGFFVFADYMKPAIRLSSLMEIPAIYILSHDSIAVGEDGPTHQPIEQLAMLRSQPNLNVFRPADFNETLGAYHIALQSKHTPSVILITRQDLPELEHSSVEAVKKGAYQVYGQEDNNDVVLLATGSEVNMAIAVANKLEHDKKIKVKVVSMPCWELFEQQDASFYKQKLLEPTALIASIELGATFGWERYTSNGLNFGINAFGQSGPFQDVLEYFGFNVENIVNAINKKMQLS; the protein is encoded by the coding sequence TAGTGCTTTATTATATTCGTTATTGCATTTATCAGGATTTGATCTTAATATTGATGATTTACGAAATTTTCGTCAAGTTGATTCAATTACTCCTGGTCATCCGGAATCACATTTAACGCCCGGAGTGGATGTGACAACGGGTCCTCTTGGCCAAGGACTTGCAGAAGCAGTTGGTTTAGCGTTAGCAGAAACGCATTTAGCAGCAAGATACAATACCAATAAATATAATCTTTATGATCATTATACTTATGTTTTATGTGGTGATGGTGATTTACAAGAAGGAGTTACACAAGAAGCAATATCTTTAGCAGGACATTGAAAATTAAATAAATTAATTGTATTATTTGATTCTAATGATGTGCAATTAGATAATATGGTTAATGTTGCACAAAGTGAAAACATTGCTGATCGTTTTAAAGCAGCAAATTGAAATTATATTTTTGTCAAAGATGGTAATGATATTGAAGCAATTGATCAAGCTATTATAAAAGCAAAAAAAAGTGATAAACCAACATTAATAGAAGTAAAAACAATAATTGGTGATGGGGCAACAAAACAAGGTACACCAGCAGTACATGGGGCGCCGTTAGGAAGTGATATTGAAACAGTTCGTAAAATGTTAAAATGAGATTATAAACCATTTGAAGTTCCTAGTGAAGTTTATAAGGATTTTGAAATTAATGTTAAACAACGAGGAATTAAAAAATATCAGGAATGATTAGAAATGTATCAAGGTCTTTGCAAAGAAAATTCTACTTTAGCTAAAGAACTTGATGATGCCGTTTATGGTAATTTTAATTTTAATCCACAAGATTTTTGTGATTTAAAACCAATTAAGCCACAAGCAACACGAATTAGTAGTGGGGCAATCCTTGACCGTCTTTCTAATATTATTCCAGCTTTAATTGGTGGTAGTGCTGATTTAAGTGGTAGTACAAAAGCAAAGGGAACTGATGGTGTTTATAGTCCTGAAAATCGATTAGGCCGTAATTTAGCTTATGGAGTGCGTGAATTTGCAATGGCAGCCATTAATAATGGAATTTGTTTACACCGTGGATTAATTCCTTTTGCAAGTGGTTTTTTTGTTTTTGCTGATTATATGAAGCCAGCTATTCGTTTAAGTTCATTAATGGAAATTCCAGCTATTTATATTTTATCGCATGATTCAATCGCTGTTGGTGAAGATGGTCCAACGCACCAACCAATTGAACAATTAGCAATGTTACGTAGTCAGCCAAACTTAAATGTTTTTCGTCCAGCTGATTTTAATGAAACATTAGGAGCTTATCATATCGCTTTACAATCAAAACATACTCCAAGTGTTATTTTAATTACACGACAAGATTTACCAGAATTAGAACATTCAAGTGTTGAGGCAGTTAAAAAAGGAGCTTATCAAGTTTATGGACAAGAAGATAATAATGATGTTGTATTGTTAGCAACTGGTAGTGAAGTTAACATGGCGATTGCTGTTGCAAACAAATTAGAACATGATAAAAAAATTAAAGTAAAAGTAGTATCAATGCCTTGTTGAGAATTATTTGAGCAGCAAGATGCTTCTTTCTATAAACAAAAATTGTTAGAACCAACAGCTTTAATTGCGTCAATTGAATTAGGAGCAACCTTTGGTTGAGAACGTTATACTTCTAATGGTTTAAATTTTGGAATTAACGCTTTTGGACAATCAGGACCATTTCAAGATGTATTAGAATATTTTGGTTTTAATGTAGAAAACATTGTTAATGCTATTAATAAAAAAATGCAATTATCATAA